ttcctggTCCGTGACGCAGCTTGAAAACACAGTTTGTGATCCCTGCTGAACCGACTGTAGCACCAAATGGTTTCAAGAAAACTGGTTAGACCTGAATTAGCTTGCACGATTCTGTTTCATGGAGAAATCCACCCTTCTCtaaaaaactgtctttttaaaacactCTGCACCCAAACAGAATACTGTGCTGTAACACATACTTATTCCCAGGACAGAACTATTACAGGAGCCAATACAGAATCTGTtacacaaaaatgcaaacaatttaGAAATTTGATTTAATAAACACAGTCTGGGAAATATTCAAGGAAAATTGCGCGAAGGGAGGGTGCCAATAAACATTTCTCAATTATGATGCTTTTACTATTAAACAGAGAAGACTTCTTTTACTCTTTACTGTAttcaacaatttaaaaataagacacacttatttttgttatctttaaAGAATAAGAAAGTATGTTAATAACAGAATTATGTGCGGAGCCTGAAGCAGCAGGATGAAGTTGCTCTGTagaatttacaaaataatttctctcaaTATTGCTAACATCAGGCATTGAGACAAACTTCTACTGAAGTTGTAAGTGCTCTTTTCTCTGATATGGGTCTATCTTAGGACAGGTCTACCCAGGTCTGTCCTCTTTAACAACTTAACGAATGACCCAGAAAAGAGGATGGAGTGCACTCTCACCGTGCTTGAAACCAAACTGGGGGGGCACTGCCTCCATGCTCAAGGGCAAGGCTGCTGCTCAAAGGGTCCTTGGGAGACCAGAGGCATACAGAAACCTTACAAAATTCAGGGACAAATGCAAAACCCTACGTCCGGGAAGGAAGAGCACCTTGCAATGACACAGGCTGGCAACTGGCTGGCTAAGGACCAGTCCTGTGGACAGAGACCCAGGAGTCTCCACGGACAACAGAGTGAACAGGAAGCAGCAACACGCCCTGGAAGCAAGGGTGGTAAAAGGCATCCCAGGCTGTACTAACAGCAGCGTATATGGAACAAAGCGATCAGCCCCCCTTACTCAACACTTGTTAGGTCCTACCTAGAGCACCCTGTCCGGTTTTGTGCCCATACAGCAAAGAGATGGATGAACCGGGCTGAGCTCGGCACGGCCCCCCCGCCGGTCAGGGGCTGGAGCGCGGGCGCTGTGGGACGCAGTGAGGGCTGCGGGTAGGAAGGGAGTGAGAAGGCAGAAGGTGACGCTTGAGGCAGCGCACGGTGGGCGGACAGACAAAGGCCGACACCAGAGAGGTTCAGCCCGCACGTCAAGCAAATCCGTCCGGCCCGTGCCACGGACGCGGAGCAACCCGTGGCTTTAGAGGCTTTCGAGATCCAACCAGATACAGCCCTGCGCAGCCCGGgtgccctgctttgagcaggtcAGACCAGAGACCTTCTCGAGCCCCCTCCTACCCGAATGACCCGATGATCTGCCCGACCCGGGCCGCGGCAGAGcctgccccctccccgtgccCGGGGCCGCTGGACCTTCGGGAGCCAGGGCTCTGCACGGCGGCCGCCCCTGCGGCTGCCGCGGCCCTCGCTCCTTCTGCGTTCCCCCCGCCTCTCGCTACTCAAGCTACCGTTCCCGATCTAGCGAGCTGCACCTTACGCCCGTCACCGAGCGCCAGCAacgccccgctcccggccccgctcccggccccccGCGCTACCTTGATCTCGCTGTCGAGGAGGCGCGTGCGCTGCACGATCTCCTCCGTGGACATCTTGAGCACCTCCTCGCCGACGCCATCCTGCGGGGGCACAACGGCAGCGTCACCCTCGGCCCgaccccggccccgccgccgcacCCCCGCGCCCGCCagcggcccccggcccgcggccccTCACCTCCGACTCATCCCACACCGATGCCATCTTTACGACAGCGCGGCGGGCTGCGGGCGGCAGATTCCGCGCTGCGCGGCCCCGGGCGCAGGGCGGGAGGCAGCGGGACAGGCGGCtggggcggccccgcggcccctcTTCTTCTCCGTCTCGGCACCCGCCGCCCctcggcccccgccgccccgagCGCGGCCCCGCGGCTCTGCCGAATCTGCCGGCGCGAGGGGCAGGCCGCCGCGCGGTCACGTGCCCCGGCCAAATGTGCTGAGTGATGGCCGCGCCGCCATCTtggtgcggggcggggggcggggccgggggcggggccccGTGCCCGGCGGCGGAGGCAGGCGGCGCGCTGCGGCGATACCCTTTATTGCCGTCAGTCCCCGTACAGAGCAGCGAGGCAGCCGAGACCGAGGACGCCCCCGccgcccacccccagccccgcggctgCCAGGGGCGCCAGGCACAGCCTGAAGGGCCCCGGCCGAGGCCCGCGGGAGGGTCAGACGTAGCCGGGCTTCACCGACGAGCGGCGGCAGttggggcagccccgggccccgTTGGTCTGGAGGCACCTGCAAAGGGAGGAGGCCGTTTCAGGGGGTGCTCTGCGGCCGGGGGCTCCCCCAGCGCCGCCCCCGCTGCCCTTCCGTCTGTTAACCGGGTAACATCGGGATCAGCTCCCCGCCCCGGGCGACGCTGGAGCCCGTTCCCACCCGCTGcgggcccccctccccccccccccctcccctcccccctcccgcccccccctcccgccgcccatcccgtcctgccctgccctgtcaGGCTGCGGGTTTAAATTCTTAATATTCTGAACCAAGTGTTTTGTCACGCTCGCGATTCTTCTGAAAGTCAGATGATGGCACAGCTGACTCTCATGCCAGTGGCACAACGACAGGCCTGGCTCCTCACCTGCACCTCAGCGTACCCCCGGCCCTGAGGGAACGTGGGGGGATTCAGGGGCAAACCCCAAACTGCCCCGGAGAGAAGAACTGGCTCCCCCACGAGAATTCACTAAGAACCTGTGAACCGGGCTAAGCACCCACAAGGTGAGGACAGTGGTGAACGGTCATTTAGAGGACAGAAGTGGCATGGCTGTTATGGCTCCATCTCACCCTGCCAGGCCATGAGTTTCATGACGCTGCAATGTGTGCTCTGCACCCCTTAGGGCACAGTGAACGGGACAAAGACCTGGGGAACAGCATGCATAGGACTGTCCTACTGTGGGCACAAACCGTTCTTTCCTATGACTAATGTGGTGACAAGGGTCTTTAGTACTTCCAGCTCATTACTTTAAGTGGAAGAAGTGGGAGCAAGGCAGCGCCTGGAGCTGATTGTTCTTCTCCCCAATGGACTCCCCACACATGCCACAGTACAGCTCCATTTCCTCCACGCATTCATGGAACTTCACGACATGGTCACGCAATTCTTGCTGCTGCCCCTTTGTACGATAGATCGTTTCGCACAGGCAGTGGAGCTTCAGCAGGCCAAGCTGCACATGAAGGGCAGAAAGATAAGAAAAGCGAATAACAGGGTGAAGACAGACCAGTTACAGAAAGAGTGGAAACCACTACAGCTTCATCAGCCAGCTAGAGAAacatcagcacagaaagcaacCTGAGGGACAGGATCAGTCATAAGGACATCTGGTCTCTCAGTACTTCCTGCCATTAACCCTACATCTCTGTAGTACAAAAAGGGACACCAGGTTTGAGGTACTCTGCGGCTCTCATCAAAATGGTTTTCCTGAGCTATCCATGATGTAAGACTGTGTTTCAGTTCCCTTTGcctccagccagcacagggttccagctgctgctcagggcaataatatttttcaaggaGAGATCCCTAATCCTCTAGCTCTCTGCTTGCTTCATACCCCATTTTTactgcttccccttccccttcgTTTATTCCATTGTAACTCCTCCCTCACTTTTCAGTCTTGTGCACTGTGCAATGGCGCACATCTAAACACTTCATAACAAAGCAAGTCCCAAGCACTGACTGGTTAATACAGATACGTTAATAAGCAATAACAAGTTCAGATACTTTAACACTTAAGTTGCCTGACAGAAGGCTATGGGCAGTCCCAAAGAGAAGCTGTAGGATCCTACCTTGTTCCCTAgtccctctgccagctcctgtgcCTTTTCAATACTTTCCAGAGCCTGTGAATGGAGAGCATGCATCATCAGTTCTCTGTCTGATATATGAAAAACAGACTTGTATGAATGCCCAATgggaaatattaaaagaaagaggTATAGAGTAGAATCTGGAGAAACAAACATCACTGCATTTCTGGAGATCCAAGAGAACTGTCCCACAGATTTCCCGCCCTCCCAAAGGTTCATCCATAAGAAAAGCTTGGTTTCTGAAAGATCACAAaacaaaagtataaaaaaaataataaatctgaGTGCTACATTCCTGTTCCAGTCACGTAGTGCAAAGTATGGGTATGATGTTGGCAGAGGCTGATGTTTCCAAACAAAGAGAATACAGATATATCTAAACTCAGTCACATATCCTCATTGGGGTTGGGATGAAGCACGAGCAAAGCAAGTCTTTTTCCCATCATACCCTGCAGGCACAGTAATCGGTGGGCAACTCCAGTTTCACTTGTacaagcagggaggaaagggatCACCACCAGCAACACACCACgctcttccatttctttccttgctgttcAGATATACACTTTGTCTTATTTACATATACGCAGTGTGATGCAGGATTGTGCTACTATCCATCTTTTTCTATCTGAAGGGAGGTATTTAGCATAGCAGCTGTTACACCAAATGAGTCTCTGCTTTCCCCTAGATGTCACAGTGTTCCTCATCATTCTGATCATGTCTCGGTTTTCCAGAACTGTTGAAATCTGCTTCAGCTTTGACCAAGAGGAATAAGAGGTCTCCCTTATgatgcagtatttttcagaaggaacGTTATAAATTACTACCCTATAATATGGCATTACTGCTGTTCTAGGAGAAGAGGAACAGATGAGATAAAAGAATGCACTTTGAATGCAGAGGAGATGGCATTAGACCTGTGGTGGCTGCAAGAGCCTAGGATAAGGACCTTGTAGAAGTGGGAAGCATGAACTGAAGGCCAGCAGGTAGAATATAACTGAGAGCTGGGCCTAGGAAGAGTGACCGTGCACTGGAAAACCCTGAAATTAATGACCGGGACTAAGAATCAAAGTGAAACACGTGGGGTGGAGGAAGAGATGCTGAGAAGTCCAGGGGACAGTTTGTCTTCGACAGGAATATGAGACTGCACAAGTTTGAGCAAGCAGGCTGTGACAGCAGCCTGGGAGGATCTGTGATAGCATTGACTATGTGCAAATGAAAGGAAACTGACAAACTGGCTGAGGAGACTGGGAAGATGAAGGAAGCTAGCACAAGATTAGGGAATCGGTGAGTGAAAAGTTAGCAAACTGCTTTGTTAGGCAACTGATATTGGGATGAGTAGTATGAGAAATGGAAACTGGGACTGGCAGGTTGAGGACAGGCCTGGGTGAGTATTCAGCGCTGTGACATTTGAGGTGGTCACATTTGAGGCAATGGGCATAAGGTTCCTTACCCACCAGGGCAGACTTCCCTCTAATGCCTGGAACTGAAAGTAGGATTCATCTATTAATTCtcttctgtgggttttggtgAGATTAGGACCGTGTGCAAAGCCCTCACCAAGCTCTCATACGTGCTTGTGAATCAGAGGGTGGCAATGGCTGGAAGTGGGATCAATGGATGGAAGGGTTTGATGAGCGCTCTGAATATTCTCTTATGTAGTGGCCTAGCTGCTGTGTCCTGTCCCATTCTTTTGAATACAAGACACAACACCAAGAAATGATTACACTGAACAAAGTTTTTAACTGCACAGTTTCTTCTTCCATTGCAAATGTAGTGTTTACTTACTGAGATTGCAAGGTGTATCTCATCCAGCTGATTCCCTGCAGTAGGCCACTCCCAAGTTCAAGGTGCTGTCGGAATCTCTGACAGACACATACTCAGTTTCCTAATATCTGGGACGCTTTGTTTGAGCTAAAATTCTCTGAGTCTCATATGAGTGATGAGTGAATCTTCACTGTATCTACACGCAAACCAGCATCCCGATGTGGCCTTGTGCAGGCATTCCAGGTTGTTCAGCACTACTAGTTCAAGGCTACCCTTTGAGCATCTCATTCTGCAGCCTCGTAATGTTCCTGCAGCGCAATCTGCTACACGTACTGCAATCTGGATTTTAATACATACACTGCctaagcattttcaaaacaagtaACGTTGCCCCCTTGTATTATGTTGACCAGTTGTCTATTCCCAAATGAtcttctgttctcatttctctGTTTCACATCACAGTTCATATACCTTCAAAGTCTCTCTAGGAATTTGATGCCATGTTTGTCTGAAAAGCACATGGTGGAGCCGTAGAGCTGTCTAAACATCATCACTATTACTACGAGCTTAGTCGTATAGCTAAAAAGTAGGCAGCAGAATCTATGGCAGAGCATAAGCCAATTACCTACAATGGCAGGAGTAGGCTTCCTTCCCTCAGTGCTGGTTTCTTCTCAGTGCAGTACTTAAAGTCATCAGGACTGACTAATGAGACAATTCTGTAAGTCAGCAGTCTGACTCAGAGTGGATGTTTGTACTGTTAGTAACCAATTTCTGGCTGAGGGGCCATTTGGAGAAACGTGACTGTACAAGCAACAGACCCTGTTGTACAACCAAGGGGTACAGGTCTCTACCGCACTTTGATGGGTGTACAGTTCAGAAAAAGACTGTACGATTTAATCTTGCCTAACAAAATTCTGTAGAAACAAGTTGGTAACTGACCTTGTCCAGCTCCTTTTGCATCATCCAGCACTTAGTCACTCCTAGCAGCACCTGGACCAGGCCCAGGCGGTTTCCAATCTCTGTCATGATGCTCATGGAGGAATCATATCGAGGAAAGGCTGTCtgcagaagcagggaggaaaacatGTGTTTTGCTATGGCCTGCTTTTCACACCCTGTTGCTATCCCCTCTGGCCTTCCTGGCAGGAAAGAGCTGTACCTGCACATCTCTGCGACTGCGATGGATatctgcaaagcacagcagacaCAGCGCTTGCAGAGGCCGGTCACCATGCTGCAGTGCAATCTTCATGGACTCCTGAAAGGAATTGTCTATGGTCAGTAAAAGAGCTTATTCCTGGTTCaaaacagcagggctgggactgTGCACTCCAGCCACTGGAAAGTCAGCTCTAAAGAAATGGTACAATCTTTTTAAGGCAAGTAAAGTCTTGTTCACATGTTCCCAACCAAGAGCCATGAATAGACCCAAACTGTTGAGGCCCACTGGGCTATTAAAACCACAGCTCTAAGATGGGGAAGCACCACGAACATCTAGAATCAAGAGTGAATGCCAAGTATCTTTCTTCCTCCCAGTCCTGTAGGCAAGATCCCCTTGCAGAGACCTCTGACAGCTCTGCATCTGCCTGCGACCTATACCTCACAGCAGTCCATAGCATCTGCCAAGCGCCCCAGCTTCCGATAGGCCACTGCCATGTGATACTGGCTCATTGCACGGTACTTCAAGCTCCAGCCCTTTCCATAATCATtcaccagctcagctgctttACATGGAAAGAATAAGGCTTTCTCGTAGTCCTGTAAGGCAGACAAGCAGATAGACAGTAGTTACagcaaatataaaacaaaaagaagttagAGCTGGCAAATCACCCGCATCCTTAGTTCCTGCCTGTTTTTGCTCATATAAATCACTATTTGCCTGTGATAGCAGTAGAAATAGAGAATCCATGAGTtctggctgccagccctgtgtGCAGACAGTACCTCCTCTGATGTGATCTTCTTTGAAGCTAAGTTTGAtcttttaaacacagagaatattcacagctgcttctgctgtgctaTGTAAATATTACACTAACCTTACTGTGAAGGAGAGCACTCAATGAGTGTCTTACAAAGAAGAGAGCTTACAACGCCTTCTCAGTACTTCACTTTCTATAGCAAAGAAATAGGCTGAAATTCACACCATTTCCAATGCTCTCCTGAATCCACGCGACAATCACCCTTCCGCCCCTTAGGTTACCCCACCTTTATCTGGGTGTAGAAGTTCCCGAGGCTGCAGCAGACTCGACACTCCAGCATCTTGTCATCATTGTTGTGTGCGTAGCGTAAAGCTTTCTCAAAGCACTCCAAAGCCTTCTGGAAAATGCTGAGGCCTAAGAAGGCATTGCCCATGCTGAGGCTCACCTGGCCATTCAGCTGCAGGCTCACAGTGGTACCCTGCATGTTCAGGCATGTCTTACAGTAAGAGATTGTTTTCTGGAATTCACAGAGTTTCTCATTGCTGCGAGCCAGGTTTAGGTAGCTCTCTGTAAGGTAATCTGGGTCTTCCAGCTCCCGTGCTGTGTCAATCTGTACCACTGCAAACTTTAAGTAGAAAAGAGAGTGTTTATAAAAGTGtgtcatttatttaaatacagcttAAGCATCCGTGCAGTAGCACCCTGTACTGGAGAAGTGGCTCATCTCCGAGCAGGGCAGAGAGGTCCAGCAGCACAGACTGAGAAGCACAGTATATATATTAAGTGGTTATCTTGGTTTAAAAGGCCTATGAATGATCTGAAGaaatctttccctctctccacaTCATCTCTGGGGCAAGGTAGATGAACTAGGCTGGCAGTTAGTGGAAAAAAGCTAAATAGCCCTAAAGAGAAGCAGGCGAAGTAGGATACTGTTGACACAATGCAGCTCAGTTTAATTTAATCCACTTTCTCTGGAATGGATGAAATATTAAAGTACTCTGTTGATAAAAGAAAGTAAGCAAGCCGCTTCtttcataaattttttttttttactcacaAATTGCAGTCTTGACAGTTTTTGTTCTATAACCTCCAGGATTCATTGTATACAGTTCTCTTAAGTGTTTTGAGGTCTGTTTCTTTTAGACTGCAAACTCTTCTGGGCAGTGACTGTTTCGTGGTGAACCAAGCAGACTGCTGGCTGAATTAATACCAGTAGCAAAGGTAAATATTTAGTCATTTTCTCAGTACGTGTTTTCGTTAGAGATTATCGGTTAGGTTTCTGGATAACAATCCCCAAGGCCACCAGTTATGTGCTTTTATTGTATAGTGGcaacaaataataatttaagcaacattttacattcttcacaaaataaaataaataaataaatacagaaattgcaTGTGTTTGGGAGTATATGGT
This genomic stretch from Falco naumanni isolate bFalNau1 chromosome 7, bFalNau1.pat, whole genome shotgun sequence harbors:
- the RAPSN gene encoding 43 kDa receptor-associated protein of the synapse, producing the protein MRLFNSWEMGQDQTKQQIEKGLHLYQSNQTEKALRVWMRVLEKSADPAGRFRVLGCLITAHAEMGRYKDMLKFAVVQIDTARELEDPDYLTESYLNLARSNEKLCEFQKTISYCKTCLNMQGTTVSLQLNGQVSLSMGNAFLGLSIFQKALECFEKALRYAHNNDDKMLECRVCCSLGNFYTQIKDYEKALFFPCKAAELVNDYGKGWSLKYRAMSQYHMAVAYRKLGRLADAMDCCEESMKIALQHGDRPLQALCLLCFADIHRSRRDVQTAFPRYDSSMSIMTEIGNRLGLVQVLLGVTKCWMMQKELDKALESIEKAQELAEGLGNKLGLLKLHCLCETIYRTKGQQQELRDHVVKFHECVEEMELYCGMCGESIGEKNNQLQALPCSHFFHLKCLQTNGARGCPNCRRSSVKPGYV